A stretch of Christensenellaceae bacterium DNA encodes these proteins:
- a CDS encoding hypothetical protein (frameshifted, deletion at around 198810,198750), with protein MLQELKDLSDRILKERGKSICKQGRSVTSFRTKAYRALEKAAQGTYKSWLLDTVIAVQDAMQMSQSRDAFIQVLEDKGYAVNWKDSRKYITFVTPDGKKVRDKTAGQGVLGQARPKDAGLRGQQPDRQRRHAASRRWDRGDDEHSL; from the coding sequence ATGCTCCAGGAATTAAAGGACTTATCTGACCGCATCCTCAAAGAGCGCGGCAAAAGCATCTGCAAGCAGGGGCGCTCCGTTACCTCCTTCCGCACCAAAGCATACAGGGCTTTGGAAAAAGCTGCGCAGGGCACATACAAAAGCTGGCTGCTGGATACCGTCATTGCAGTGCAGGATGCGATGCAAATGTCCCAAAGCAGGGACGCCTTCATACAGGTACTGGAAGATAAAGGATATGCCGTGAACTGGAAGGACAGCAGGAAATATATCACTTTTGTCACTCCGGACGGAAAGAAAGTCCGGGATAAAACGGCAGGACAGGGAGTGCTGGGACAAGCTCGGCCAAAGGATGCAGGACTTAGAGGACAGCAACCAGACCGTCAAAGACGCCATGCAGCAAGCCGCCGCTGGGACCGTGGGGACGATGAACACTCTTTATGA
- a CDS encoding hypothetical protein (frameshifted, deletion at around 200041,200068;~possible pseudo due to internal stop codon) produces MQTKKEYWARSREQGFSNPQFFVDDGYTGTNFERPDFKRMIELVKGGTIDTVIVKDMSRFGRDYLGVGFYTEVMFPELDVRFIAIMSGVDSSAQQDTDFIPFLNIINEWYAKDTDDPKRWIVDEEAAQVVRRIYDLCMDGYSPAQIAGILRADKVLCPAAYAVQQGRKQCHPVPADPCEWHANTVARILSRREYLGHTVNFKTFTKSYKDKKIRPNPEEKQMVLENTQEPIVPQKVWDRVQELRSHKRRPCSTGKSSIFSGLVYCADCGRKLYYCTTNHFKAGQDFFVCSNYRSNTGTCFAYYIR; encoded by the coding sequence TTGCAAACCAAAAAAGAATATTGGGCACGTTCGCGCGAGCAGGGATTTTCCAATCCCCAGTTCTTTGTGGACGACGGGTATACCGGCACAAACTTTGAACGCCCGGATTTCAAACGGATGATAGAACTGGTAAAGGGTGGAACGATTGACACCGTCATTGTCAAGGATATGTCCCGCTTCGGCAGGGATTACCTCGGCGTGGGCTTTTACACCGAGGTAATGTTCCCTGAGCTGGACGTCCGGTTCATCGCCATTATGAGCGGCGTGGACAGCAGCGCACAGCAGGACACGGATTTCATTCCCTTCCTCAATATCATTAACGAATGGTACGCTAAGGACACGGACGATCCCAAGCGCTGGATCGTGGATGAAGAGGCGGCGCAGGTTGTGCGCCGCATTTACGATCTGTGCATGGACGGATATAGCCCCGCGCAGATCGCGGGAATTCTCCGCGCTGACAAGGTATTATGCCCGGCGGCCTATGCCGTGCAGCAGGGACGCAAACAGTGCCATCCCGTTCCCGCCGATCCCTGCGAATGGCACGCCAATACCGTTGCAAGGATTCTATCCCGCAGGGAGTATCTCGGGCACACCGTTAACTTCAAGACCTTCACCAAGTCCTACAAGGATAAGAAGATAAGGCCCAACCCCGAAGAAAAGCAGATGGTGCTCGAGAACACGCAGGAGCCTATCGTCCCGCAGAAGGTGTGGGACAGGGTGCAGGAGCTCCGCTCGCACAAGCGCAGGCCGTGCAGCACCGGCAAGTCCAGTATATTCTCAGGGCTCGTCTATTGCGCCGACTGCGGCAGGAAGCTCTACTACTGCACCACCAACCATTTCAAGGCCGGTCAGGATTTCTTCGTCTGCTCGAACTACCGCAGCAACACCGGCACATGCTTCGCTTACTACATCCGGTAG
- a CDS encoding hypothetical protein (possible pseudo due to internal stop codon) produces MLEHLQRTLSFAQGSEDGFVRAVSRQSELEWKKERQDVCKALTAAVRRISDIDALFRRLYEDSVSGRITDERFSLLSESYEQEQAKLKGEIPALQERLGETEGKVLGIGNFLALVRRYTRVERLDGALLNEFVRSITVHAPDRSSGKRTQQIDILYNFIGEVPANSFPRSVKAV; encoded by the coding sequence GTGCTTGAACACCTGCAACGCACACTTTCTTTCGCGCAAGGCTCCGAGGACGGCTTTGTACGGGCGGTCAGCCGGCAGTCCGAACTGGAATGGAAGAAAGAGCGGCAGGACGTATGCAAAGCCCTCACTGCCGCCGTGCGCCGCATCAGCGACATCGACGCCCTGTTCCGCAGGCTCTATGAGGACAGCGTATCCGGCAGGATCACGGACGAAAGGTTCTCACTCCTGTCCGAAAGCTATGAGCAAGAACAGGCGAAGCTCAAAGGGGAGATTCCTGCCTTGCAGGAGCGCCTCGGCGAGACCGAGGGCAAAGTCCTCGGCATCGGCAATTTCCTTGCTCTGGTGCGCAGGTACACCCGCGTCGAGAGGCTCGACGGCGCCCTGCTCAATGAGTTCGTGCGCAGTATCACAGTCCACGCCCCCGACAGGTCTTCCGGCAAGCGCACGCAACAAATTGACATTCTCTACAACTTTATTGGGGAGGTTCCTGCTAATTCCTTCCCACGCAGCGTAAAAGCGGTATAG
- a CDS encoding flotillin, with protein sequence MSIESLILIVVIVILVFMCLLIFLTRYKKCPSDKIMVIYGKVGQNSDGTNRTSKCIHGGAAFIWPVIQSYQYLDLTPLSIQVDLKSALSRQNIRIDVPSIFTVGISTEQGIMQNAAERLLGLQMAEIQELAKDIIFGQLRLVIATMDIEEINTDRDKFLEAVSRNVESELKKIGLRLINVNVTDISDESGYITALGKEAAAKAINDAKKSVAEKVRDGSIGEANAQRDQRVEVATANSKAITGENTAKIEIAQSDAARREKEAEATRLATAAEKVQAAKALEEAYAAEKQAELARSQREKATLEADVIVKTEIKKRQVELEAEAEAERLRRQAAGEADAIYAKMEAQARGMEEILKKQASGFADIVQAAGGNAKNALMLMLADKMEELMKVQVEAVRDLKIDKVTVWDGGAAGKDGKSSTANFLSGLMKSIPPMNEIFEMAGMELPEFLGRKISDTPATVDVSDQEQTVVSGQAGDKQVNEEIPAQVDDNPSPAAE encoded by the coding sequence ATGAGTATTGAGAGCTTGATCCTTATTGTAGTCATCGTCATATTGGTATTTATGTGCCTGCTGATTTTCCTGACGCGGTACAAAAAATGTCCCTCTGACAAAATCATGGTCATCTATGGTAAAGTCGGCCAGAACAGCGACGGTACGAACCGTACGTCAAAATGTATCCACGGCGGCGCAGCTTTCATTTGGCCCGTCATCCAGTCGTACCAATATCTTGACCTGACGCCGCTTTCCATACAGGTTGATTTGAAAAGCGCGCTTTCCCGTCAGAATATCCGTATCGACGTACCTTCCATCTTTACGGTCGGTATCTCGACGGAGCAGGGAATCATGCAAAATGCGGCGGAACGTTTACTCGGTTTGCAGATGGCCGAGATACAGGAACTCGCCAAGGATATTATTTTTGGCCAGTTGCGTCTCGTCATCGCAACAATGGATATTGAAGAAATCAACACCGACCGCGACAAATTTTTGGAAGCGGTTTCGCGCAACGTGGAATCCGAGCTGAAAAAAATCGGTTTGCGGCTGATCAACGTAAACGTAACGGATATTAGCGACGAATCCGGCTACATTACGGCGCTTGGTAAGGAAGCCGCCGCCAAGGCAATCAACGACGCCAAAAAATCGGTTGCAGAAAAAGTACGCGACGGCTCCATCGGTGAAGCAAACGCCCAGCGCGACCAGCGCGTAGAAGTCGCAACCGCGAACTCCAAAGCGATCACCGGTGAAAATACCGCCAAAATTGAGATTGCCCAGTCCGACGCGGCCCGCCGTGAAAAGGAAGCGGAAGCGACAAGGCTTGCAACCGCGGCGGAAAAGGTACAGGCCGCAAAGGCTCTGGAAGAAGCCTACGCAGCGGAAAAGCAGGCGGAGCTCGCGCGTTCGCAGCGTGAAAAAGCAACTCTCGAGGCAGACGTTATCGTAAAGACAGAGATCAAAAAACGCCAGGTCGAGCTGGAAGCGGAAGCCGAGGCGGAGCGCCTGCGCAGGCAGGCAGCCGGTGAAGCGGACGCGATTTACGCCAAGATGGAAGCGCAGGCGCGCGGTATGGAGGAAATCCTCAAAAAACAGGCATCCGGTTTTGCCGACATCGTACAGGCGGCAGGCGGCAACGCCAAGAACGCGCTTATGCTAATGCTCGCGGATAAAATGGAAGAACTGATGAAAGTACAGGTGGAAGCGGTACGCGACCTCAAGATTGATAAGGTTACCGTTTGGGACGGCGGCGCGGCCGGTAAGGACGGTAAATCCAGCACCGCAAACTTCCTCTCCGGCCTGATGAAGAGTATCCCGCCCATGAACGAAATTTTCGAGATGGCGGGCATGGAGCTGCCTGAATTTTTGGGCAGGAAAATCAGCGATACTCCGGCAACGGTAGACGTTTCCGACCAGGAGCAGACCGTGGTATCCGGACAGGCAGGCGACAAGCAGGTAAACGAAGAAATACCTGCGCAGGTGGATGATAATCCGAGCCCTGCGGCTGAGTAA
- a CDS encoding dehydrogenase translates to MKNLTDVFTLKNGVTIPCIGFGTWQSTGGEAHDSVLCALEAGYRHIDTAGAYGNESEIGCAIADSSIPREEIFITSKLWNTEHTYDKTIRAFENSVRDLKTDYLDLYLIHWPVPKDFRDDWQHANAETWRAFEKLYGDGRIRAIGVSNFLPHHFDALMKSAVTAPMVDQIEFHPGYMQKDVLAYCRSNNILVEAYSPLGLGKMLQNETLKAIAAGYHKSAAQLCLRWALQNGVLPLPKSVTPSRIRENADLFDFEISGRDMDTINHMECFASNGWDPDNLDV, encoded by the coding sequence ATGAAAAATCTGACCGACGTATTTACTTTGAAAAACGGCGTCACCATCCCGTGCATCGGCTTCGGCACCTGGCAGTCTACCGGCGGTGAAGCGCACGACTCCGTCCTTTGTGCACTTGAAGCGGGCTACCGGCATATCGACACTGCCGGCGCCTACGGTAACGAAAGCGAGATAGGCTGCGCCATTGCGGATTCCTCAATTCCACGCGAAGAGATTTTCATTACCAGCAAATTGTGGAATACGGAGCATACCTACGACAAAACGATACGCGCCTTTGAAAACTCTGTTCGGGACCTCAAAACGGATTATCTCGACCTGTATCTCATACACTGGCCTGTTCCCAAGGATTTCCGTGACGACTGGCAGCATGCGAATGCCGAGACATGGCGCGCGTTTGAAAAACTGTATGGCGACGGAAGAATCCGCGCCATTGGCGTGAGCAATTTCCTGCCGCATCATTTTGACGCGCTCATGAAAAGCGCAGTCACCGCCCCCATGGTCGACCAGATCGAATTTCATCCGGGCTACATGCAAAAAGACGTACTTGCTTATTGCCGCAGCAACAATATCCTCGTCGAAGCATACAGTCCGCTCGGCCTCGGGAAGATGCTGCAAAACGAAACCCTGAAGGCCATCGCCGCAGGGTATCATAAATCGGCGGCGCAGCTTTGCCTGCGCTGGGCGCTCCAAAACGGTGTGCTTCCCCTCCCGAAGTCCGTCACACCCAGCCGTATCCGTGAAAATGCCGATTTATTTGATTTCGAAATCTCCGGCCGCGACATGGATACCATCAATCATATGGAATGTTTTGCCAGTAACGGTTGGGACCCTGATAATCTGGACGTATAG
- the ywfC gene encoding hypothetical protein, with amino-acid sequence MLTAREIIAFCLSLPASYEDYPFGGDWTVMRHGGNHKSFALIYRRNGHLCINLKCEPMRADFLRQALPAVTPAYHMNKTHWNTVTIDGSLEDGQIFEMISHSYDLIRPKPRKQKCSKED; translated from the coding sequence ATGCTCACCGCACGGGAAATCATTGCTTTTTGCCTTTCTCTCCCCGCCTCCTATGAAGATTATCCCTTTGGCGGGGATTGGACCGTAATGCGCCACGGCGGCAATCACAAAAGCTTTGCGCTCATTTACCGCCGCAACGGTCATTTGTGTATCAATCTGAAATGCGAGCCTATGCGCGCTGATTTTTTGCGGCAGGCTCTTCCCGCCGTAACGCCTGCCTACCACATGAACAAAACGCACTGGAATACGGTAACTATAGACGGCAGCCTCGAGGATGGACAGATTTTTGAAATGATCAGCCATAGCTACGATCTTATCCGGCCAAAGCCGCGTAAGCAAAAATGTTCCAAGGAGGATTAA
- the yulF gene encoding putative oxidoreductase YulF: protein MKYATIGSSAITRQMIDGTREAGFAQLAGVYSRDLENARSFGARYGVSLIFDDLNELAKSDIEAVYVASPNALHYQQCKVLLECGKHVLCEKPLTVLPDQARELINLAHEKNVIFLEAIMMMHQPQRLLVRRLLSELGNIRTVHFDFSQLSSRYEAYCKGELPNIFNPELAAGCIMDLGVYCVYPALDFFGRPEHIKTNARLLRSGVDGYFSSTFFYPDKQVILTASKLGQGYCGSQIIGDRGTLTITMLHHLTGIMLHRQDGTLEEICGDIEKPILLANEMKDFSRYINDPLGTRDEYRYAQQLSVAVCETLQEMRAQAGLSF, encoded by the coding sequence ATGAAATATGCAACCATCGGCAGTTCGGCGATCACCCGGCAAATGATTGACGGTACGCGCGAGGCAGGCTTTGCACAACTTGCCGGCGTTTATTCCCGCGATTTGGAAAACGCGCGCAGTTTTGGCGCCAGGTACGGCGTTTCGCTTATTTTTGACGATCTTAATGAGCTTGCAAAAAGCGATATTGAAGCAGTATATGTCGCCAGTCCGAACGCCCTGCATTATCAGCAATGTAAAGTGCTCTTGGAATGCGGCAAGCATGTGTTGTGCGAAAAACCCCTGACCGTGCTGCCCGATCAGGCGCGGGAACTCATCAACTTGGCGCACGAAAAAAACGTGATTTTTTTAGAAGCGATCATGATGATGCACCAGCCGCAGCGCCTTTTAGTCAGGCGGCTTCTTTCGGAACTTGGAAATATCCGCACCGTTCATTTTGATTTTTCACAGCTTTCCTCGCGGTATGAAGCATATTGCAAAGGCGAGCTGCCCAATATTTTTAATCCCGAACTTGCTGCCGGCTGCATTATGGATCTTGGCGTCTATTGCGTCTATCCGGCCCTCGACTTTTTCGGCAGGCCAGAGCACATAAAGACAAACGCCCGTCTCCTGCGTTCCGGCGTAGACGGATATTTTAGCAGCACCTTTTTTTATCCGGATAAACAGGTAATCCTGACTGCGTCCAAACTCGGGCAGGGATATTGCGGCTCGCAGATTATCGGCGACCGCGGCACGCTCACCATCACTATGCTGCACCACCTTACGGGCATCATGCTCCACCGTCAGGACGGAACGCTCGAGGAAATCTGCGGCGATATTGAAAAGCCGATTTTGCTCGCCAATGAAATGAAAGATTTTAGCCGCTATATCAATGACCCGCTGGGCACTCGGGATGAATACCGCTACGCGCAGCAGCTTTCTGTCGCCGTATGCGAAACGCTTCAGGAAATGCGCGCGCAGGCAGGTCTTTCTTTTTAA
- the rex gene encoding redox-sensing transcriptional repressor Rex: MSEKISPAVIRRLPRYYRYLEELESKGIDKISSSQMSMEMSLNASQIRRDLNCFGGFGQQGYGYSVGKLKKEIARILGLDKRYNVIIVGAGRIGQALLGYKNFMLEGFNIVDIFDNDPAKVGAFIEGRMVQDIGKMEGYLKDKDIDIAIICTPKEYAQQSADLLVSFGIKAIWNFAPTDVAVRRGVAVENVHLSDSLYVLSYKLKESIFE; the protein is encoded by the coding sequence ATGAGCGAAAAGATATCACCCGCGGTTATAAGGCGTCTCCCGCGTTATTACAGATATCTGGAAGAGCTGGAAAGTAAGGGGATCGATAAGATATCCTCGTCTCAGATGAGCATGGAGATGAGCCTTAACGCGTCTCAGATCAGGCGTGACCTTAACTGCTTCGGCGGATTCGGGCAGCAGGGATACGGCTACAGCGTTGGGAAACTGAAAAAAGAAATTGCCCGTATCCTGGGCCTTGATAAACGGTATAATGTGATCATCGTCGGCGCAGGACGAATCGGTCAGGCGCTCCTGGGCTACAAGAATTTTATGCTGGAGGGATTTAATATCGTTGATATTTTTGACAACGATCCGGCTAAGGTTGGCGCGTTCATCGAGGGACGCATGGTACAGGATATTGGCAAAATGGAAGGATACTTAAAGGACAAGGATATTGATATTGCGATTATCTGTACGCCGAAAGAATATGCACAGCAGTCGGCAGACCTGCTCGTCAGCTTTGGGATTAAGGCGATCTGGAACTTCGCCCCTACGGACGTGGCGGTACGGCGCGGCGTAGCGGTAGAGAACGTGCATCTTTCGGACAGCCTGTATGTCCTGTCCTATAAATTAAAGGAAAGTATTTTTGAGTAA